TACCGGGTCTGGAGCAGAAGAGGACATGTCTATAATAGAAATAGGAGTCGGGGGAGAAGGCGGCTGATTTGAATCAGTAAGTTCCCTGATTTTTTCTGTGGAATCGGAGGTTTGCCTGGCTGCAAGATTTTCCCTGGCAGCCTCTTCTTTTGAGGATTCAGCCTCTTCCCCTGCTAACAGATTCATAACATGAGCTGTTTTACTGCTTTTTCTGGCCATAATTGAAACTCCCTTCAGGTAATTAATTTTTGTGTTGTTTAATCAATTCCAGAACCTCGGAAATCAATTCCCTGTAATCCTTGGCCGGATTGGATCTGGGAGCATAATCCAGAAGATTTTCTCCCTGGGCCGGGGCCTCCGCCACACTGACACTGGATCGAATATGAGTGTTAAATACCGTAGAGTTGATCTGTAAGGCGATTTTCTGAGCCATCTCTTTTACCTCTTTGGAAAGGAGGGTTCTGGGATTATATTTGTTAAGCAGTATTCCAAGGACCACCAGATCCGGATTGACGGAGGAACGGACGGTGTTGATGGTATCTTTAATCTGGGAAACTCCCAAAAGGCTTAGAATTTCCGGAATCATAGGAATGATCAGATAGTCGGCAGCCGCATAAGCATTTACAGTTAGAATATTTAAGGCAGGGGGAGTATCAATAATAATGTAATCGTAATATCCGGCCACAGTAGAGAGAATATTTTTCAGAATACATTCCCGCTGCTTTCCCGTAAACTCCAGTTCAGCTCCGCTTAAGAGGATGTTGGAGGCGATTACATCGCAGCGCTTTGTAGACTGGATAGCCTCCTGCAGGGAAGCAGTCCCCTTTAAAACTTCGTATATGGTTGCGCCGGATTCGATCTGCAGTCCAAGGCTGAAACCCA
The nucleotide sequence above comes from Lacrimispora sp. BS-2. Encoded proteins:
- a CDS encoding ParA family protein → MSTVIAITNQKGGVGKTTTSCALACGLSMNHKRVLAVDLDPQGNLGFSLGLQIESGATIYEVLKGTASLQEAIQSTKRCDVIASNILLSGAELEFTGKQRECILKNILSTVAGYYDYIIIDTPPALNILTVNAYAAADYLIIPMIPEILSLLGVSQIKDTINTVRSSVNPDLVVLGILLNKYNPRTLLSKEVKEMAQKIALQINSTVFNTHIRSSVSVAEAPAQGENLLDYAPRSNPAKDYRELISEVLELIKQHKN